GAGACCCGGTGATGGCCATCGGCAACCCGTTCGGCCTGGACTCGAGCGTCAGCGCGGGCATCCTCTCCGCCCGAGCGCGGGACATCCACTCGGGCCCCTACGACGACTTCCTCCAGACGGACGCGGCCATCAACCCCGGCAACTCCGGCGGCCCGCTGTTCAACATGCAGGGTGAAGTGGTGGGCATGAACACCGCCATCATCGGCGGCGCCAGCGGCATCGGCTTCGCGGTGCCCAGCAACCTCATCCGCGCGCTGCTGCCCCAGTTGCAGGAGACCGGCGTGGTGCGCCGCGGCTTCCTCGGCCTGTCCATCCAGGACCTCACGCCGGAGCTGGCGCGGGCCCTCAAGGTGGACGCGAACAAGGGCGCGGTGGTGGCGGGGGTCAGCCAGGGTGGCCCTGGCGACCGCGCGGGTCTCAAGGAGGAGGACATCATCACCTCCGTCGGCGGACGCGCGGTGGACTCCGCCGGAGCGCTCACCCGCGCCGTCGCGCTGCTCAAGCCCGACAGCAGCGTGAAGGTGGACGTGGTGCGCGGCGGCAAGCCGATGACGGTGAATGTGACGCTCGGCACCCGTCCGACCCAGCGCGGCGAGGAGGAGCTCACGCCTCGCAACAGCACCGCGCCCTCCACGCGCAAGCTGGGCATCGGCCTGCGTGACGCGCCCGAGGGCGGCGCGCAAATCACCGAGGTGGAGCCCGGTGGCCCCGCCGAGCGCGCGGGCCTGCAGCCCGGGATGATTCTGGTGCAGGTCGGTGACGACAAGGTGTCCAGCGCCTCCGACGCCGTGCGCAGCCTGACGGGCGCGAAGTCCGGCGCCGCCCTGCTCCTGCGCGTGCGCGCCCCGGACTCGACGAACACCGTGCTGCGCGCGCTCGAAGTGCCTTGAGTCGCTCACGACGTCCGGCGGGGCGTCTTCCCCTCCCACCCGCCGGACGTCGTCGAGTCCTCACCCGCGAGGGTGGCGCTACAGCGAAACGATGGACTTGAAGCCGCCCCAGATCATCCGCTTGCTGTCGAAGGGCACACCCTCGGGCGAGCCCAGTCGCGGGTCGGCCATCACCTTCTTGTTGACGCGATTCCTGTCCGCCTTCGACTTGTAGACGATGAAGGCGAACACCACGGCCTCGTCCGGCTTGAGCTTCACGCCCCGGGCGAAAGAGACGGTGGAGGGGCCCTCCGGGAGGTCGTCCTGGATGGACTCGATGTACTGGAGCGCGCCGTGCTCGCGCCAGAGCTTGCCCGCCTTGCGTGACATCTTCCGATAGGCGGCCAGGTTCTTCTTCGGCAGCGGCAGCAGGAAACCATCGACGTAGGGCATGGCCGACCTCCATCCACGAGAAGGCCGGCAGGCTACCCCGGCCGCGTCACTTCGCCGGACGGAAGCGCAGCGCGCTCCACACGTCGTCCACCGAGACCTGACGCACGCTGTCGATGCCGTCCTCGGCCAGTCGCTTCCAGAGGATGTCCCGGTTGAGGTCCGTGCCCAGCTGTCCCGCCTTCGGGTACACCACCCACGCGACGCGGTCCTCCTTCGCGGCGGCGATGAGCGGCGCGCACTTCGTCTCCACGTCCTCGAGGTGCTGGACGAAGACGAGCAGCCCCTCGGCCTTCGCGGAGGTGCTGGTCACCACGTCATCCAGGTCCACGCCCCTCGGCTTGCCGATGACACGGGCCTTCATGCCGTCTTTGAGGTTCAGCTTCTTCGCCAGGCTCATGGATGCGCATCTCCCCAGGAAAGGAGCGGCATGACAGCACCGCTCTTTGACTGGGGCAACGAACGCGTCGCGCCGGGCTGGCGGCCTCCCAGGTCCAGGTGATGCGAAAGCGACCCCAGGGGTTTCCCACGGGTCTCCTGAATCCCCAGGGCGTTTGGCGTAGAGTGGCGGCGTGCCGCGCTGCCAGACATGTGGGCGGCGCTGGGAAGGCTCCCATGCGCCGTGCCCGCCGAGTCCATCCCCAGACGGGGCGGGACGGGCGACGTCCGTGGAGCCGACGCCGCCGCGCATCCCCGGCTACCAGGTGGAGGGCGTGCTGGCGCAAGGCGGCTTCGGCGTGCTGCTCGGCGCGCGGCGGGAGACGGACCACCAGCGCGTGGCCATCAAGCTGGCCCGCACGGGCAATGCCCTGGCGCGCGCCCAGCTCATCCGCGAGTCGGAGGCGCTGCGCCAACTGGGGCCGCCCACCGTGCCCGCGCTGTACGAGGAGGGCGTGCTCTCCAATGGCGTGCGCTTCCTCGTCATGGAGCACGTGCCGCTGCCCACGCTGGCGGAGCGACTGGCGCGCGCGTCGGGGCCCGTGCCCGCGCAGGAGCTGCCCCAGCTGGCGCTGTCGGTGGCGGACACGGTGGCCCACGTGCACGCGCTCGGGTTGGCGCACTGCGACTTGAAGCCCGAGCACCTGTTCCTCAACGAGGACGGCGGCGGGCAGGTGCGCGTGTTCGACTTCGGCCTGGTGCGAGGCACCGCGCCCATCGAGGGCACCGCGCTGCCCGGCGAGGGCGCGACGACGAGCGACACCTCGGGCTTCGCAGGCACCGCCGAGTACATGGCCCCCGAGCAGTGCGCGGGCAACGCCAACGTGGACGCGCGCACGGACGTGTACGCGCTGGGCGTGCTGCTCTACGAGATGCTCACCGGCCGCCCCCCCTTCTTCGGCTCGACGCCGGATGTGCTCCAGGCCCACCTGGCGCTGCGTCCGCCGCCGCCGTCGGACTTCGCGCCGGTGCCTCCCGCGCTGGAGGAGGTGGTGCTGCGGTGTCTGGCGAAGGAGCGCTCGCGCCGGCCGGAGGACGCCGCCGCGCTGGCCGCCGCGCTGCGCGAGGCGTTCTCGCACGCGCACCGTCCGCTCGAGCCCGTCACGCCCCGCCCCACCGCGCCCGGCGAGCCTCGGCCCGCGCAGGTGCGCCGCTCCGTCGCCGTGCTCTTCCTCACCTCGCGCTCCAATCCGGTCAGCGTGCAGAAGGGACTGGGCTCGTACGGCGGGCACCTGGCCCACACGGATGGGCCTCGCATCGCGGCGGTGTTCGACCCGGACGTCGGAGAGAACCCCGTGCGCCGGGCCATGCGCGCCGCGGAGGGCATGGCCGAGCGGGGCCTGGCCGCGAGCGCGCTCGTGGACGTGTCCGCTGTCACCGTGCAGCGGCGCCCCACCGGAGCGCCGCGCTACCTGGGCGCCATCTTCGCCCGAACGGACCGCTACCCCACGGGCCCGGACACGCATGGGCTCCTGTTGTCCCCCGCCGCCGCGGAGGCCGTGCCGGAGGTGCCGTGCACGGAGGTGCCCAACCACCCGGGGCTCTTGCGTCCGGCGTCACCGGGGGCCGCGCCCCGGCCAGACATCACCGTGCTGCAGTTGGGCAGCGAGGTGCTGGTGGGCCGCGACGCGGAGCTGACCTCGCTGGTGGACAGCGCTCGCGCGGCGGTGGGTGAGGCGGCGCCCACGCTCGTCACGGTGATGGGCGAGCGCGGGCTGGGCAAGAGCCACCTGTCCGCGGCCCTGGTGCGGGAGCTCCAGTTGCAGCTGCCGCTGGCGCGGATGTACAGCACGCGCTCGCGCGAGCCGGTGCAGGGCGACCCGGACGGGACGCTGCGCACGTTGCTTCGCTGCGCGCTCAATGCCTTCGAGAGCGACGACACGGACACCGAGGAGCAGGGCCGCGCGTCCATCATGCAGCGGCTGGGGCCCACGCTGGGCTCGGAGCTGTGGCCGGGCGTGGCCGCGACGCTGGGCTGGTACGCGCCGGGCGGGCCGGAGCTGCAGAGCTGGGCGGCGGCGCCGGGCGCGCTGCGCTCGCTGGCCATGCGCGCCACCGGTGAGCTGCTCGCGTCCACCGCCCGCGAGCGTCCGCTGTGCCTCATCATCGACGACGCGCACTTCGCGGAGGAGACGGCGCTGGATGCGCTGGAGTACGCGTGCCTCGCCGAGGCGAGCGTGCCCATCTGGGTGTGCGTGCTGGCGCGGCCAGGGTTCGAGAAGAGCCGGCCGTTGTGGGGGGCTCGCGCCGCGCGACAGGTCACCGTGTCGCTGCGGGCGCTCGCGGCGGAGCCGTCGCAGGAGCTGTGCCGCATGCTCCTCAAGCCGGTGGAGAACGTGCCCGCGCAGGCGGTGGAGCGCATCGTCGAGCGCGCCCAGCACGTGCCGCTGTACCTGGTGGAGCTGGTGCGGGGCCTCAAGCGCCAGGGGCTGGTGCGTCAGCGCGCGCCGGGTGGAAGCTGGTACCTGGTCACCGACGGCGTGGAGAAGGTCCCCGAGCTGCGGCTGGTGGAGTGGCTGGCGGACCGGGAGCTGGGCGCGCTGCCGTCGACGCTCGCCGCGCATGCGCGGCTGTGTGCCTTGTTGGGCACGGACTTCACCGCCGCGACGGCGGAGGGCGTGGTGCGGGAGCTGGAGCGGGACGGCGCGGCGGGCGGCTTCCCGTTGGATGCGGGCCACGCGACGCGGCGGCTGTTGGACTCCGGGTTGCTCGTGTTGCATCGGCAGGAGGGGCTGAGCTTCCGTAACGAGCTGCTCCGTGACGCGGTGGCCGCCACGCTGCCGGCCGCCGAACGACAGCGCATCCACCGCGCCGCATATCGGTATTACCTGGGGCCCGCGGGCGCGAGTGAGCGGCAGCGGTTGCCTCGACTGGCCCTGCACGCGGCCGCGGCGGACCTGCGCGAGGAGGCCGCCGCGCTCTCCATCGACCTGGCGGAGTCCGCGCGGGGGCGTCATGCGTTCCTCGACGCGGAGGCCATGTACACGCGCGCGCTGGAGTTGCTGGACGCCGAGGACGAGCTGCGTTGCCTCACCGCGCTGCGAGGGCGGGGGCTGATGCGCATCCGCATCGGTCGGTACGACGATTCGCTGGCGGACTTCGCGGCGGCGCGCGAGCGGGCGCGAAAGCTGGGGGACGTGCGCTCCGAGGTGGAGCTGCTGCTGGACGAGGCGATGGCGCTGGACTGGGTGAACGACTACGCGGCCAGCGAGGAGCGCGCGCTGGAGGCCCAGGCGATGGCGATGCAGGTGCGGTCGGCGTATGTGCAGAGCCGGCTGTTGCTCGCCCTGGGCCGCGCGCTGTTCCGCAAGGGTGAGTGGCAGGAGGCCCGCGAGCCATTGGAGGCCGCGGCGGTCTTCGCGAAGCGGCTGGGCGACGCGGGTTACGAGACGCAGGTGGTGTCGCAGCTGTTGCTGGCCGTCATCCTCCCCAACCTGGGAGACATCGACGAGACGGACCGGGTGTTGGCGGAGGTGGTCGCCGCGTGCACGGAGCGCGGAGACTTGTTCCACCTGGGCAGCGCCATCAACAACCGTCGCAACCTGTGGGTGGCTCGGAGGGACCTGGCGAGCGCGCTGAAGGACCAGCAGCGCTTCATGCACCTGGGGCGCGAGCTGGGCATGGTGGGCTGGGAGTACTTCGCCGAGCACAACCTGGGCGAGCTGCACTACCAGGCGGGCGACGTGGATGCCGCGGCGCCGCACATCGCCCGGGCGATTGCGTTGGAGCGCCGGCACCCGGAGGTGGCGCCGCGCCCGTGGGCGCTGTTGCTCCAGGCTCGCACCATGGCGTGGACGGGGAGGCAGGCGCGGGCGCGCGAGCTGCTCGCGCAGGTGAAGCAGGTGCTGTCGGAGAATCGGAACGGCGTGGAGCTGAGCCCCCCCGAGGAGGTGCTGTTCTCCATGGTGGAGCTGTCCACGCGGGACGCCTCGGCGAAGGAGTGGACGGCGCTGCGTGAGCGCTCCAGCCAGGTGTCCGTGGAGCAGGAGCCGCTCGAGGTGCTGGAGATGATGGGCCTGGCGGCGCTGCGGAGGGATGAGACTCAGGAGGCGGTGCGCATCCTCACGGACGCGCTCATGCTCGCCTCGCGGATGCCCAATCTCATGGAGGCACGCATCCGCCGCTCACTCGAACGTGCTCAGGACGGACAGCTCCCCGTGTAGGGAGTGCCGCGCGGCGAGCACGCTCCTGGGATTCGAGCGACGAGGCCGCGGGAGCACGGGGGCACCGCGAGGGCCCTCGCGTCTTCGTCGCCTCGGCGCGTCTCGCGGAATGTCATCACGCCAAGCAGGTCGAGGGCTCCGGGCCTCACGCACACCCGCGGCCCGGCGGTGATGGCGCTCGCTCCGCAACGAAGCCAAGCAGGTCGAATGCGCCGAGGCCCCACCAGCGACTCTGGGGCGATGGCTCCCGCTACGCCATGAAGCCCAGGAGCTTGAGCGCGCCGAGGGCCACGCCCACCAGCGACTCCGCCGCGATGGCCCCCGCGGCCAGCGCGGGCACGTTGCGGCCCGTCGAGGCCGGCCAGCGCCAGCGCGCCACCGCCGCCAGCACACCGCCCAGGCACAGCGTCACCGCGAAGTAGGCCGGCAGGATGAAGCCGATGCCCATCGCCACCGGCGAAGGCACCCAGCGCGCCGCGCGCCCTCGCGCCAGCAACGTCAGGAGCGCGCCCACGCCCGCGGCCACGCTCCCCGCGAGCAGCGCGTTCGGCGGCAAGCCGTCCAACCCTCTCGACGCCAGCTCCGCCACCGCGCGGAACTGCTGCGCGAACGGCGCGGGCAGCGCCTCCGAACCCAAGCCATACGCCCGCGTCAGCAGCAGGTACGCCGGCACGCTCACCAACGAGCCCGCGAGCACCCCCAACAACTGAGCCCCCAGCATCCGCCCCGGCGACGCGCCCAACAGGTGTCCCGCCTTCAGCGCCCACAAGCTCACGCCCGTCTGCGCCGCCGCACCGGAGACCACGCCGCCCACCGCCACGTTGGGCCCCACGCCTCCGGGCAGCAGCACCCCCGCCGCCACCTGCGACAACTGGCCCACCTGCGACACCGGCGATACGTCGAGCTGCCCCGCCCCTCGCGCGCACACCGCGCACAGCGGCAACACCAACACCAACGCCAGCACCACCTGCGCCGCGCTCATCCCATACACGCCCACGCCCAGGCCCCACGCCAGCACACAGGCCACGCCCCCGCTCAGCCACGCCCATCGGGGCAATCCCCCACCACCGCGCAGCGAGCCCAGGTCCTTCGCCGCGCGCCAGAAGTCCCGCGCCTGCGCCGTGAGCGACACCACCGCCGAGCCCAACAACAACCCCACGCCCGGCCACGTGAGCCAGGTCTGGAGCGCGTCGAAGCTCGCCTCCTTCACCGCTCCTGTCGACACCAGCCACGGCGACAGCACGCCCCACCCCACGAGCGCGCCCAGCAACATGCTCAGCCCCAGGTGCAGGCCCGCCATCATCCCCACCGCCACCAACATGGGGCTCCACGCCAATCCCCACGTCAGCGACGCCGCAGACGCGCCGCCCACCGTCCCCGGCGCCGCCACCATCCCCGGCACCTTCTGGAACGCATCCCGCAGCACCGTGAAGCCCGTGGACAACACCGCCGCCACCGCGAGCCACACACCACGTCCCCGGTTCTCCTCGGGCGCCGACGCGTGCATCGCGGTGATGACCTCCGCGGTGGCGATGCCCGTCGGGAACGCGAGCGCCTCCTCCTCCATCAACCGCCGCCGCAACAGGTGCGCGGCCAGCACGCCCAACACACCGAGCGCCACGCTCCAGGCCGCCACCGCCACGCCCGGCACCTCCAGCCCCAACAGCATCAGCGCCGGCAACGGCCCCAACAGCCCCGCCGCCGCGGGCATCGCGCCCACCGCCACCGCCGACACCTGCGTGAGGTTGTTCTCCAGCGGCGTGTACGCAGCCCCCCGTCGGCGCGACACCGCCGCGAGCCCTCCGAACCCCAGCACCGCCGCCATCACCGAGCCGCTCTCCCACCAGCCCAGCTTCAACCCCATGGACACGTTGGTGACCGCCAACAGCGAGCCCACCAGCAACCCCATGCCCACCGCGCGCGGCGTCCACTCGCGCATCCCGGGCAAAGGGGCCACGGGCGCCGGAGGCACCGCGCTCAAGCTCACGTCACCGGCGGAGTCAGGTGCGGTCGTCGAAGTAGACACGGCGCGCTCCGCCGAGCCCGTCATCGGCTCGCCTCCGCCGAGCGTCCCACCAGCTCGCGGAGCTGGGTGAGGTCCAGCGGCTTGGAAATCTTCAAGTTGGGAACCTCGCGCAGGAAGGACACCGTGCGCGGCGTGAAGGCGCCCCCCGTCATGAACACCATGCGGCCCGCCTGCTCCGGCGCGCTGCGGCCCAGCTCGTTGTACAGGTCCATGCCCGTCATGCCCGGCATCATCACGTCACAGAGGATGAGGTCGAAGCGGCTCCCCTCGTTGAGCAGCCGCAGCGCCGCCTGCGCGCTGTTCGCCGTGGCCACCTCGTGGTCCGCCGCCAACGAGCGCTGCAACGCCAGCGTCACGTTCGGCTCGTCGTCCACCACCAGGATGCGCGCCCGCGTGTTCGTCGGCACCACCGCCTGCAGCCTCGGCAACAGCTCCAGCTCCCGCGTGGCCGCGCGCAGCACGACGCGGAACGTGCTGCCCTTGCCCGGCTCGCTCTCCGCGTGGATGGAGCCCCCCATGGACTCGATGATGCCGTGGCAGATGGACAACCCCAGCCCCGTCCCCACGCCCACCGGCTTGGTGGTGAAGAACGGGTCGAAGATGCGGTCCATCACCTCCGCCGTCATCCCGATGCCCGTGTCCCGCACCTCCACCAACACGCGGCCCCGGTCTCCCGCGCGGATGACCACGCGGATTTCATGCTCGTGCTCGGGCGAGCGGTCCTCCGGAATCGCCTGCGCCGCGTTGAGCAGCAGGTTCAGGAACACCTGACACAGCCGCGACTCGCTGGCCTCCACCGGCGCCACCGGCTCGAACTCCGTCACCAGTCGCGCGCGGTGACGGATGACGTTGTCCGCCATCTTGCACGCCAGCTCCACCGCGCGCCGCACGTCCACCGGCATCAGCCGCACTTCCTGCTCGCCGCGCGCGAAGACCTTCAAGTCGCGCACGATGGTGGCGATGCGCTCGGCGCCCTCCGTCGTCTCCCGCACCAGCTGCTGCAGCGAGGCGATGGCCGCCGCGGGCACCTGGCTCTCCATCCGCTCCAGGCCCTCGCGCACCAGGTGCAGGTTGACCAGCATGTACGCCAGCGGGTTGTTGATTTCGTGCGCCACCCCCGCGCCCAGCGTGCCCACCGACGCCAGCCGGTCCGCCACGACGAGGTGCGCCTGGAGCTGCTTGCGCTCCGACGTGTCGCGGTGGACCATGATGTTGGCAATCGTGCGGCCCTCGCTGTCGCGCAGCGGGACGACGACGGACTCACACCAGCAGGTGGTGCCGTCGCGGCGCTTGAACTCCAGCTCCCCCGTCCACCGGCCCTGCTTCTCCAGCCCGGCGAGCACCATGCCCGTCATCCGGTCCGGCTCGTCGGGGTGCAGCACACGGAAGAGCGTCTGTCCCAGCGCCTCCGACTTGTTGCGGCCGAACATCCGCTCCGCGCTGGCGTTCCAGTCGATGATGCCGCCGCCCAAATCCGTAATCACCACGCCGTCGTAGATGCTCTCGAAGATGAGCGCCTGGCGCGCCAGCTCCTGCTCGGCCTGCTTGCGGGCGGTGATGTCCATCACCGTGCCCGTCACCCGCGCGGGCATCCCCGAGGCGTCACACAGCACGTCCCCCTTGCAGGAAATCCAGCGCCACCCGCTGCCCTGCGGTTCGATGCGGTATTCCACATCCACCTGCGTCTTCTTCTCCAACGCGATGGACAGGGACTCCCGCACGCGCGGCAGGTCGGCGGGGTGCACCACCTCCTCGAGCTCCATGGCGCGGCCGGACAGCTTGCCCACGGGCAGCCCCAACAGCCGGTCCACCTGCTCGCTCCACGTCACCCGGCCGCTCTGCGCGTTCCAATCCCAGATGCCCACGCGCGCGGCGGACAGCGCCTGGCGCAGCGCCTCCTCGCGCTGCTCGAGCAGCTCCCGCTTGGAGAAGCGGAACACCGTGACGGTGCCAATCTGGAGCCGGTCGCCCTCCTGGAGCTCCGCCGTGGCGATGGGCGTGCCGTTGAGCAGGGTGCCGTTGGTGGACTCCAGATCCGTGACATGGCAGCCCCCGTCCGGCAGCCGGACGATGCGGGCATGCTTGCGCGACACGCCATGGTCGTCGATGCGCACCGTGGCCTCGGAGCCCCGGCCGATGATGTGCTCGCCGGGCTCCAGCCGGTACGCCTTGCCGATGGCCGCGGGCGTCGTGGTGCTGATGAGGATGAGGCAGGCTCCCGTCGAGGACGGCGGAGCCAGCGCCAGACCGGCGCAGGTCGTGAGGTCATCCAATGTCGTCATCAAGCAGCCCCCCGGCACCCCGCGCCGCGTCCGTCCACTCCACCTGCCCCAGCTTGCACGCGTGGTGTCACGTCCCGAGAATCCAGCAGTCCCCGGGGCCAGCGTCCAACCACCCCGGGTGATGGGGCCTTGGAGCATACGCCAGGCAACATCTGCCCCCGCGCCCCCGACCCGAGGTGATGGGTGGTGAACGCCCAGGTAGGATTGCCGCGCCGCGGCGGACGCTTCGGGCCCAGGGCATGCAGCGGGCGTCCTGGGGGCGGTGCTAGGGTGGGACGCCACATGGCGGCCGACTCCGAGAGCACGTTCCGCATCCAGGCACGCGCGGATCTCCATGGCGCCGAGCGGGCAAAAGGGGATGCGGGCCGAGGCCCGGGAACACTTGCGGGCGAGTACGTCCTCAAGGCCCTGCTGGCCTCCGGCGGACATGGCAGCGTCTATGAAGCCGAGCACCGCATCCTCGGCCGACGGGCCGCGGTGAAGGTGCTCCACCCCCACCTGGCGGATCAGGGCGAGATGCTCAAGCGCTTCGTGCGCGAGGCCCGGGTGGTGAACCAGATACGCCACCCCAACATCGTGGACGTCTATGACTTCGGGCTGATGCCGGACGGCAGCCCCTACTACGTCATGGAGCTGCTCGCCGGGCGCACCCTGGGCCAGGTGGTGCAGGAGCGCGGCCGGCTGTCGGCGTCCCGCGCGCGCGCCTACCTGGAGCCGGTGTGCGGCGCGCTGGAGGCGGCGCACCGCGCGGGCGTCGTCCACCGCGACTTGAAGGCCAGCAACATCCTCGTCGTGGAGGAGGGTGAGAAGCCTCGGGTGAAGCTGCTCGACTTCGGCATCGCCAAGCTCCTGTCCGCGGAGGCCACCCAGGAGGGGCTCACCATCGCCGGCCAGCGGCTGGGCACCGCCCACGCCATGGCCCCCGAGCAGTTCCGCGGGGGCACCATCGGCCCGCACACGGACATCTACGCGCTGGGGGTGCTCCTGCACCAGCTGCTCACCGGCCGCTACCCCTTCCTCTGCGAGGACCGGATGGAGCTGGAGCGGCTGCACCTGGAAGCCCCCGCGCCCCGGCCCAGCGCCATCGCCCCGGTCTCCCCGGCCGTGGACCAGGTGGTGCTGCGCTGTCTGGAGAAGGACGCCAGCCGCCGCTTCGGCAGCGTGGGCGCGTTCCTGGCCGCGCTCGCCGACGCCGCGGAGGAGCCCGTGCAGCCCACCCACCGCAGCCGGCTGGCGCTCGCCGTCCACGCGGAGGTGGTGCTGTCGTCGGCCGCGGCCCAGGACGACGACGCGATGTACGCGGTGCTCGCGGACGTGCTGGATGGGCTGGAGCAGGGGCTGCGCGGCGGGGGCTTCCTCCTGGCGCTGCAGTCCGGCACCACGCTGCTCGCCGTGCGCCCCCTGGAGAACGGCTCGCCCACCCCCGAGCGAACGACGTACCTGCGCGAGGCGGAGCGCTCGCTGCGCATCCTCCAGCAGGCCGCGCAGAAGCTCGCCGACCCCGTGGATGCCCAGGTCCACCTGTGCCTGCACCTGGGACAAGCAGAGACGCGCGGCGACACCGGCGAATCCGAAATCGTCGGCGGCCCCGTCACCGATGTGAGTGCCTGGAGGCTGCGCGGACCGGAGGGTTTCGCCCTCACCCCCGCCGCCGCGCTGAGCCTGGAGTTTCCAGAGCCTCTCTAGTTTTTCCTGAAATACAAATTCTCCGTTGAGTCCCGTCCATCCAGACCTGACTGGGTCTAGGATTTTACAACCCCGCTGTCATTGATTCGACTGGAGAAGAAAATTCCTCCGTAGCGGCATGCGCAAAGGGAAACCCCCTACGAATCTTGTCGAACCCATCAGTTTTCAGCGCGATTGGGAGCGCTGAAGCGGGTGGGCGACAAGGTGGTCAGCCCTCGCTGGCCACCACACACGGGGGAAACGCATGCACCGCATTCCTGCTTCGCAGTCGCGTCGCCACACCACTTCCATCCGCCGTTGGGTTCGCGGATGCGGGGTGGGGCTCCTGGGTTGGGGACTCGGGATGGGGGCGGCGGGATGCGGGGTGGAGCTGGAGCCGGTGGGAGAGGAGCTGGGGCAGCTGCGCGTGCACGCGCTGTCCGTCAACGGCCTGTCCACCAACGGCCTGTCCACCAACGGCCTGTCCACCAATGGCCTGTCCACCAATGGCCTGTCCACCAACGGCCTGTCCACCAACGGCTTCAGGGATTGGTTCAACCAGGACCCGAGCACGGCGGACGCGGTGATGTCGTACGTGGTGACGTGCGCGGTGGCGGCGGGGCAGACGCGCACCTTCACCAACCCGGTGACGGGGGTCCAGTACACGTGGCTGGGCTCGCTGGGGCTGGCGACGAACTGGGCGAACGGGGTGGGGGCGACGCCGGCGGAGCAGCAGGTGGTGTCCGCGTGCCTGGCGGCGCACGCGAACAAGTACGGCCTGCATGTGCCCATCTCCGTGCTGGGTCGCGTCGCGGTGACCAACCCCAACACCCCGGCTCCAGCCATCCCCTACACCCAGGCGGAGCTGGACCTCTACAGCGAGAGGGAGGCCTGCTACTTCGGCAACCTCTTCGACGGCACGGGCGTGTTCGCGGCCAATGACCAGCCGTACCTCGCCGCGGAGCGGAGCACGCCTCGCACGTGTGGCCTCGCCTCGAGCGCCACGCAGCAGTGCCCGCCCATCACCCACCTGGGCATGTGCGCGACGCTGTGCACGCCGGCGCGTGTCACCAACGCCAACAACGTCACCACGGACCTGCCCTACTACGAGTCGTGCACGCACAACGGGAAGACCTACCAGCCCATCACCGCGCGCATCCGCCCCGCTGAAATCTATCGGTGCGGGGATGGCGTCTGCCAGTTCACCGAGCGCTGCGGCACCGGCACCACCGCGCTGAGCTGCAAGGCCGACTGCGGCGCCTGCCCCTGAGGGCCGTGCGCCATCCGCTGCCAGACATTCGCGGGCGGGCACGGACCTTGTCGGTGGGGACGTCCTCGGAGGTGGTGCTAGCCTCACCCCATTCCCGAGGTCGTGTCCGACTGGGGAGGTGGCATGGACAAGCATCACGTCCTGGACGCGCCCGAGGGCGCGGACATCGCGGGCTACCGGGTGGAGGCGTTGCTGGGCGCGGGAGGGTGCGGCGTGGTGTACCGCGCCTCTCGCGATGGGGCTCCCGTGGCGCTCAAGCTGCAGTCGCTGGAGCAGTTGGGGGGCTGGGCCCTGCGGGAGGTGGCCATCCTCACGCGGCTGGCGCATCGCAACGTGGTGGGCTTCCGCGCGGGTGGGCTCTTTCCTTCCGAGTCCCCCGCGTGGCTCTACCTGGCGATGGAGTACGTGAGGGGGCGTCCGCTGGCGCAGTGGGTGGAGGAGGAGAACCCCTCCGCGCGCGGGGCCGCGACG
This genomic interval from Myxococcus guangdongensis contains the following:
- a CDS encoding OPT/YSL family transporter; protein product: MSTSTTAPDSAGDVSLSAVPPAPVAPLPGMREWTPRAVGMGLLVGSLLAVTNVSMGLKLGWWESGSVMAAVLGFGGLAAVSRRRGAAYTPLENNLTQVSAVAVGAMPAAAGLLGPLPALMLLGLEVPGVAVAAWSVALGVLGVLAAHLLRRRLMEEEALAFPTGIATAEVITAMHASAPEENRGRGVWLAVAAVLSTGFTVLRDAFQKVPGMVAAPGTVGGASAASLTWGLAWSPMLVAVGMMAGLHLGLSMLLGALVGWGVLSPWLVSTGAVKEASFDALQTWLTWPGVGLLLGSAVVSLTAQARDFWRAAKDLGSLRGGGGLPRWAWLSGGVACVLAWGLGVGVYGMSAAQVVLALVLVLPLCAVCARGAGQLDVSPVSQVGQLSQVAAGVLLPGGVGPNVAVGGVVSGAAAQTGVSLWALKAGHLLGASPGRMLGAQLLGVLAGSLVSVPAYLLLTRAYGLGSEALPAPFAQQFRAVAELASRGLDGLPPNALLAGSVAAGVGALLTLLARGRAARWVPSPVAMGIGFILPAYFAVTLCLGGVLAAVARWRWPASTGRNVPALAAGAIAAESLVGVALGALKLLGFMA
- a CDS encoding serine/threonine-protein kinase, encoding MAADSESTFRIQARADLHGAERAKGDAGRGPGTLAGEYVLKALLASGGHGSVYEAEHRILGRRAAVKVLHPHLADQGEMLKRFVREARVVNQIRHPNIVDVYDFGLMPDGSPYYVMELLAGRTLGQVVQERGRLSASRARAYLEPVCGALEAAHRAGVVHRDLKASNILVVEEGEKPRVKLLDFGIAKLLSAEATQEGLTIAGQRLGTAHAMAPEQFRGGTIGPHTDIYALGVLLHQLLTGRYPFLCEDRMELERLHLEAPAPRPSAIAPVSPAVDQVVLRCLEKDASRRFGSVGAFLAALADAAEEPVQPTHRSRLALAVHAEVVLSSAAAQDDDAMYAVLADVLDGLEQGLRGGGFLLALQSGTTLLAVRPLENGSPTPERTTYLREAERSLRILQQAAQKLADPVDAQVHLCLHLGQAETRGDTGESEIVGGPVTDVSAWRLRGPEGFALTPAAALSLEFPEPL
- a CDS encoding PAS domain S-box protein; protein product: MTTLDDLTTCAGLALAPPSSTGACLILISTTTPAAIGKAYRLEPGEHIIGRGSEATVRIDDHGVSRKHARIVRLPDGGCHVTDLESTNGTLLNGTPIATAELQEGDRLQIGTVTVFRFSKRELLEQREEALRQALSAARVGIWDWNAQSGRVTWSEQVDRLLGLPVGKLSGRAMELEEVVHPADLPRVRESLSIALEKKTQVDVEYRIEPQGSGWRWISCKGDVLCDASGMPARVTGTVMDITARKQAEQELARQALIFESIYDGVVITDLGGGIIDWNASAERMFGRNKSEALGQTLFRVLHPDEPDRMTGMVLAGLEKQGRWTGELEFKRRDGTTCWCESVVVPLRDSEGRTIANIMVHRDTSERKQLQAHLVVADRLASVGTLGAGVAHEINNPLAYMLVNLHLVREGLERMESQVPAAAIASLQQLVRETTEGAERIATIVRDLKVFARGEQEVRLMPVDVRRAVELACKMADNVIRHRARLVTEFEPVAPVEASESRLCQVFLNLLLNAAQAIPEDRSPEHEHEIRVVIRAGDRGRVLVEVRDTGIGMTAEVMDRIFDPFFTTKPVGVGTGLGLSICHGIIESMGGSIHAESEPGKGSTFRVVLRAATRELELLPRLQAVVPTNTRARILVVDDEPNVTLALQRSLAADHEVATANSAQAALRLLNEGSRFDLILCDVMMPGMTGMDLYNELGRSAPEQAGRMVFMTGGAFTPRTVSFLREVPNLKISKPLDLTQLRELVGRSAEASR